In one window of Tenacibaculum mesophilum DNA:
- a CDS encoding tetratricopeptide repeat-containing sensor histidine kinase, with amino-acid sequence MAHNISLKTITFGKVMVLFYNYSMKNFLYIILFCSSFVFSQENKDYFSKRDTLIESGRQAFFDKNLALLNTVTLQVDSLYKRTNDSILLAKYFHFKALQNKLTYTNDSAFYYYHLSKDISKKINDSLAVGRRLLSLAILQKEAKDFLGSEISLIEALQYLEPINSVIYLESVYNNLGIVSEELKQQNEALSYYNKALTYNKINKKNTGYLYIINNLGFFYQSKGQYKKAISLFKKGLSKDSIKEKYPIQYALLLENLAASNFLLGKKENVLKQYNEVLSIRKEENDFAELSTTHINLADYYKNLNQLKKAQHHSSEALKYAEQTHNNKKWLEALKNLSDLTSGEQSKQYLEEYITLNDSLFQNERRLKNQFAKIRYETDKKEKENSVLKTENEKKQAEILQHKQQKTIGWLLFVLSLLLFGVGVLFYFNRKRKLLYQAQLERIQAREHERKQIAKSLHDEVAGDLRLLHRKLEKSNLLEEAQKLDAVKENVRNLSHQLSSVSFDKVSFKNQIINLVSDYFEPDFKIKVNGLQNYDWTTINNSIKRLLYLSIRESIQNCKKHAKASKITINFSVRKKYVHLGIIDNGIGFNTTVNKKGIGLQNLQERIEELNGKLTINSEVGKGTQTSIQIPLNGWTNKNTFS; translated from the coding sequence TTGGCACACAACATAAGTTTAAAAACCATTACTTTTGGAAAAGTAATGGTTTTATTTTATAACTACTCTATGAAAAACTTCCTTTACATTATTCTATTTTGTTCTTCCTTTGTATTTTCTCAGGAAAATAAGGATTATTTTTCTAAAAGAGATACATTAATAGAATCAGGAAGGCAGGCATTTTTTGATAAAAACCTTGCATTATTAAATACAGTCACCTTACAGGTTGATTCTTTATACAAAAGAACTAATGACTCTATTCTACTTGCCAAATACTTTCACTTTAAAGCCCTACAAAATAAACTTACTTATACTAACGATAGTGCTTTTTACTATTATCATCTTTCAAAAGATATCTCTAAAAAAATCAATGATTCTTTAGCTGTCGGAAGGCGTTTATTAAGTTTAGCTATTTTACAAAAAGAAGCTAAAGATTTTTTAGGTAGTGAAATAAGTTTAATTGAAGCTTTACAATACTTAGAACCTATCAATTCTGTTATTTATTTGGAAAGTGTTTATAATAATTTAGGAATTGTTTCGGAAGAATTGAAACAACAAAACGAAGCTTTATCATACTACAACAAAGCATTAACTTATAATAAAATAAACAAAAAAAACACTGGTTATTTATACATTATTAATAATTTAGGTTTTTTTTATCAAAGTAAAGGACAGTATAAAAAAGCTATTTCTCTTTTTAAAAAAGGATTATCAAAAGATAGTATTAAAGAAAAGTATCCAATACAATATGCTTTGTTATTAGAAAATTTAGCTGCTAGTAATTTTTTATTGGGTAAAAAAGAAAATGTGCTAAAACAATATAATGAAGTTCTCAGCATAAGGAAAGAAGAAAATGATTTTGCAGAATTAAGCACAACACATATAAACTTGGCAGATTATTACAAAAATCTTAATCAACTAAAAAAAGCTCAACACCATTCTAGCGAAGCTTTAAAATATGCCGAACAAACCCACAACAATAAAAAATGGTTAGAAGCTTTAAAAAACCTTTCAGATTTAACTAGCGGAGAACAATCAAAACAATATTTAGAAGAGTATATTACCTTAAATGATAGTCTATTCCAAAATGAACGCAGGTTAAAAAATCAATTTGCTAAAATTAGATATGAAACGGATAAAAAAGAAAAAGAAAACTCTGTTTTAAAAACTGAAAACGAGAAAAAACAGGCAGAAATACTTCAACACAAACAACAAAAAACTATAGGTTGGTTATTGTTCGTTCTTAGTTTATTGTTATTTGGAGTAGGAGTACTGTTTTATTTTAACAGAAAAAGAAAACTACTCTATCAAGCCCAGTTAGAAAGAATTCAGGCAAGAGAACATGAACGTAAACAAATAGCTAAATCTTTACATGATGAAGTTGCTGGTGATTTACGTTTACTACATCGTAAATTAGAGAAATCTAACTTATTAGAGGAAGCTCAAAAATTAGATGCAGTAAAAGAAAATGTGCGTAATTTATCACATCAACTAAGTAGTGTTAGTTTTGATAAAGTTTCCTTTAAAAATCAAATTATCAATTTAGTGAGTGATTATTTTGAACCTGATTTTAAAATAAAAGTGAATGGATTGCAAAACTACGATTGGACGACAATTAATAATTCTATTAAACGTTTACTTTACTTAAGTATTCGCGAAAGTATACAGAACTGTAAAAAACACGCAAAAGCGAGTAAAATAACTATCAATTTTTCTGTACGTAAAAAATACGTACATTTGGGTATTATTGATAATGGTATTGGCTTTAATACCACCGTTAATAAAAAAGGAATTGGTTTACAAAACCTACAAGAACGCATTGAAGAGTTAAATGGTAAATTAACTATTAATAGTGAAGTAGGTAAAGGAACCCAAACCAGTATTCAAATACCCTTAAATGGCTGGACAAACAAAAATACTTTTAGTTGA
- a CDS encoding RNA methyltransferase: MRKLKNSELGRKTVEEFKQTNKTPIIVVLDNIRSLNNVGSVFRTSDAFLIEKIYLCGITATPPNKEIHKTALGATESVDWEYVENTIDLVEKLQAENVKILSIEQAENSTMLDTFTPEIDQKYAVVFGNEVKGVQQKVVSASDVCIEIPQLGTKHSLNISVSCGVVLWDLFTKMKK; this comes from the coding sequence ATGAGAAAATTAAAAAACAGCGAACTAGGCAGGAAAACAGTTGAAGAGTTTAAGCAAACTAACAAAACTCCCATCATTGTAGTATTGGATAATATTCGTAGTTTGAATAACGTAGGTTCTGTTTTTAGAACTTCGGATGCTTTTTTGATTGAAAAAATTTACTTGTGTGGTATCACTGCTACGCCCCCTAACAAAGAAATTCATAAAACTGCTTTAGGTGCCACTGAATCTGTAGATTGGGAATATGTTGAAAATACTATAGACTTGGTTGAAAAATTACAAGCAGAAAACGTAAAGATCTTATCTATAGAACAAGCAGAAAATAGTACAATGTTAGATACTTTTACTCCTGAAATTGACCAAAAATACGCAGTAGTGTTTGGAAATGAAGTAAAAGGTGTACAACAAAAGGTTGTTTCTGCTTCTGATGTTTGTATTGAAATTCCGCAATTAGGAACCAAACACTCATTAAATATTTCTGTGAGTTGTGGTGTGGTTTTATGGGATTTGTTTACTAAAATGAAAAAGTAA
- the mutS gene encoding DNA mismatch repair protein MutS yields MAKTKAKKVTPLMQQYNGIKAKYPDAMLLFRVGDFYETFGEDAVKASEVLGIILTKRGSGSESETALAGFPHHSLNTYLPKLVKSGLRVAICDQLEDPKMTKKIVKRGVTELVTPGVALNDEVLQSKSNNFLAAVHFGKKLLGVSFLDVSTGEFLIAQGNEEYIDKLLQNFAPSEVLVEKKYKQRFLEAFTNRFHAFYLDDWVFQKEYGDELLRNHFKVKTLKGFGVEELEYGIVAGGVAMYYLSETQHNKIEHIQSISRIAEDNYVWMDRFTVKNLELYGGNSVNSVSLLDVIDKTISPMGGRLLKRWLALPLKDLDQIQQRHELVKFLIDNDTFSETVTYQLKQISDIERLISKVATGKVSPREVILLKNSLKAILPIKESAESSENAAVRLLGEKINTCDELIDKITETVLEEAPVNINKGNAIANGVSEELDELRNISNSGKEYLDTMLARETERTGIPSLKIAFNNVFGYYIEVRNTHKDKVPEEWIRKQTLVNAERYITEELKEYEAKILGAEEKIQQLETEIFAKLVQYIIGFVQPVQQNAQNVAKIDVLQSFATLATENNYVRPLMDDSTDIEIKNGRHPVIEKQLPIGEEYIANDVVLNRNQQQIIMITGPNMSGKSAILRQTALIVLLAQMGSYVPAQNARIGMVDKIFTRVGASDNISMGESTFMVEMNETASILNNISDRSLVLLDEIGRGTSTYDGISIAWAISEYLHEHPSKAKTLFATHYHELNEMTSTFERIKNFNVSVKELDNSIIFLRKLVAGGSNHSFGIHVAKLAGMPSMVIHRANKILKELENSHSHKEVKETLKEAQHEDMQMSFFQLDDPLLEDIREEILTTNIDTLTPIEALMKLNEIKRMLTKK; encoded by the coding sequence TTGGCAAAAACAAAGGCAAAAAAGGTAACTCCATTAATGCAGCAGTATAACGGAATCAAGGCAAAATATCCGGATGCGATGTTATTATTTAGAGTAGGCGATTTTTATGAAACCTTTGGAGAAGATGCTGTAAAAGCGTCAGAAGTTTTAGGTATTATTTTAACCAAAAGAGGAAGTGGCAGCGAAAGTGAAACAGCATTGGCAGGGTTTCCGCACCATTCTTTAAACACGTATTTGCCTAAATTAGTAAAATCTGGATTGCGTGTTGCTATTTGTGATCAGTTAGAAGATCCAAAAATGACTAAGAAGATTGTGAAACGGGGAGTGACGGAATTGGTAACTCCTGGAGTTGCGTTGAACGATGAGGTATTACAATCGAAGTCGAATAACTTTTTAGCAGCCGTTCATTTTGGGAAAAAGCTATTAGGAGTTTCGTTTTTAGATGTGTCAACTGGAGAATTCCTCATTGCACAAGGAAATGAAGAGTACATCGATAAGCTTTTACAAAACTTTGCGCCAAGTGAAGTTTTGGTAGAAAAAAAATACAAGCAACGATTTTTAGAAGCTTTTACCAATCGTTTTCATGCTTTTTATTTGGATGATTGGGTGTTTCAAAAAGAATATGGTGATGAATTACTTCGAAATCATTTTAAGGTAAAAACGTTAAAAGGATTTGGAGTTGAAGAGTTAGAATATGGAATTGTGGCTGGAGGTGTAGCAATGTACTATTTATCGGAAACACAACACAACAAAATAGAGCACATACAATCTATTAGCAGAATTGCGGAAGATAATTATGTGTGGATGGATCGCTTTACCGTAAAAAACTTAGAGTTATACGGAGGTAATTCTGTGAATTCGGTTTCGTTATTAGATGTAATCGATAAAACGATTTCTCCAATGGGAGGGAGATTGTTAAAACGTTGGTTAGCGCTTCCGTTAAAAGATTTAGACCAAATTCAGCAGCGACACGAATTAGTGAAATTTTTAATTGATAACGATACTTTTTCTGAAACTGTAACCTACCAATTAAAACAAATTTCTGATATCGAACGATTGATATCGAAAGTTGCGACAGGAAAAGTATCTCCAAGAGAGGTCATCTTGTTGAAAAATTCGTTAAAAGCGATTCTTCCTATAAAAGAATCCGCAGAAAGCAGCGAAAACGCTGCCGTTAGGTTATTAGGAGAAAAAATTAATACTTGTGATGAATTAATTGATAAAATTACCGAGACTGTTTTAGAAGAAGCCCCTGTAAATATAAATAAAGGAAATGCGATTGCAAACGGAGTTTCAGAAGAGTTAGATGAATTGCGTAACATTTCAAACTCTGGAAAAGAGTATTTAGATACGATGCTAGCTCGTGAAACAGAACGTACAGGGATTCCGAGTTTAAAAATTGCGTTTAATAATGTTTTTGGATACTATATTGAAGTTAGAAATACGCATAAAGATAAAGTTCCTGAAGAGTGGATTCGTAAGCAAACTCTAGTGAATGCAGAGCGTTACATTACTGAAGAATTAAAAGAATACGAAGCAAAAATTTTAGGAGCAGAAGAGAAAATTCAGCAATTAGAAACGGAGATTTTTGCCAAGTTAGTACAGTACATTATAGGCTTTGTACAACCAGTACAACAAAATGCACAAAATGTAGCTAAGATTGATGTGTTGCAATCTTTCGCAACCTTAGCTACCGAGAATAATTATGTGCGCCCTTTAATGGACGATAGTACCGATATTGAAATCAAAAATGGTCGCCACCCGGTTATTGAAAAACAATTACCAATAGGCGAAGAATACATAGCGAACGATGTGGTGCTGAACCGTAATCAGCAACAAATTATCATGATCACAGGTCCTAACATGTCTGGTAAATCAGCAATTTTACGTCAAACAGCTTTGATTGTATTATTGGCACAAATGGGAAGTTACGTTCCTGCTCAAAATGCTCGAATAGGTATGGTGGATAAGATTTTTACAAGAGTAGGTGCGAGTGATAATATTTCGATGGGAGAGTCGACATTCATGGTTGAAATGAATGAAACCGCATCGATCTTAAATAACATTTCTGATCGTAGTTTGGTGTTGTTAGATGAAATTGGACGTGGAACATCTACCTATGACGGAATTTCTATTGCTTGGGCAATTTCGGAATACTTACACGAACACCCATCGAAAGCAAAAACACTATTTGCAACGCATTATCACGAGTTAAACGAAATGACTTCCACGTTTGAACGTATTAAGAACTTTAATGTATCGGTAAAAGAGCTAGATAATAGTATTATTTTCTTACGTAAGTTAGTAGCTGGAGGAAGTAATCATAGTTTTGGAATTCACGTGGCGAAATTAGCAGGAATGCCAAGTATGGTAATTCATAGAGCAAACAAAATTCTAAAAGAGTTAGAAAACTCACATTCACACAAGGAGGTAAAAGAAACCTTGAAAGAAGCACAGCATGAAGATATGCAAATGAGCTTTTTTCAGTTAGATGATCCGTTGTTAGAAGATATTCGAGAAGAAATTTTAACTACAAACATCGATACACTAACACCTATTGAAGCTTTAATGAAGCTGAATGAAATAAAACGAATGTTAACGAAGAAGTAA
- the folE gene encoding GTP cyclohydrolase I FolE — MNKHDYIGDNHILTNIKTPLTPNAFDKSDEEKIVNIQGHFAKIMEELGLDLTDDSLSGTPYRFAKMYVKELFYGLNPANKPKVSTFDNKYGYSKMLVEQNITIDSSCEHHFLPISGYAHIGYIPKNRVIELSKINRLVDYYSHRPQVQERLCLQILTDLQETLETEDVIVLVNAKHLCVSSRGIKDKNSYTTTIEYGGSFNDLAVRNEFFKICEFENRE, encoded by the coding sequence ATGAACAAGCATGATTACATAGGTGATAATCACATTTTAACAAATATTAAAACACCTTTAACACCAAACGCTTTTGATAAATCAGACGAAGAAAAGATTGTAAATATTCAAGGTCATTTTGCAAAAATAATGGAGGAGCTTGGTTTGGATTTAACAGATGATAGTTTGTCTGGGACACCTTATCGTTTTGCTAAAATGTATGTTAAAGAGTTGTTTTATGGATTGAACCCAGCTAATAAACCCAAAGTTTCTACTTTTGATAATAAATACGGTTATAGTAAAATGTTAGTGGAACAAAACATTACTATCGATTCTTCATGTGAACACCATTTTCTTCCTATTAGTGGCTATGCACATATTGGTTATATTCCAAAAAATAGGGTTATCGAGCTTTCGAAAATTAATCGTTTAGTAGATTATTATTCACACAGACCACAGGTACAAGAGCGATTATGTTTACAAATCTTAACAGATTTACAAGAAACTTTGGAAACGGAAGATGTAATTGTACTGGTGAATGCAAAGCACCTATGTGTTTCTTCTCGCGGAATTAAAGACAAGAATAGTTACACAACAACTATTGAGTACGGAGGAAGTTTTAATGATTTAGCTGTTCGTAATGAGTTTTTTAAAATTTGTGAGTTTGAAAATAGAGAATAA
- a CDS encoding MerC domain-containing protein — MVLKQKSDTLGALSSGLCLVHCLFTPFLFVIQSHAACCSHEAVPFWWKSIDVLFLVISFFAIQKSVQTTSKKWMQYALWITFLILFIIILNEYTQAMKLPEKSIYVPSLGLVFLHIYNRKYCQCANNTCCANN; from the coding sequence ATGGTACTCAAACAAAAATCAGATACATTAGGAGCTTTGTCGAGCGGTCTATGTTTGGTACATTGCCTATTTACACCTTTTCTGTTTGTTATACAATCTCATGCTGCTTGTTGTAGTCATGAAGCAGTTCCTTTTTGGTGGAAAAGTATAGACGTTTTATTTCTAGTCATTTCATTTTTTGCTATTCAAAAATCCGTTCAAACTACTTCAAAAAAATGGATGCAGTATGCTCTTTGGATTACGTTTTTGATTTTGTTTATAATCATTTTAAACGAATATACACAAGCCATGAAATTACCTGAAAAAAGTATTTATGTACCATCATTAGGTTTAGTGTTTCTACATATATATAATAGAAAGTATTGTCAATGTGCAAACAACACTTGTTGCGCTAATAATTAA
- a CDS encoding Fur family transcriptional regulator, translating into MGVIRKTKAVKKLLSLFESGVSAIAAVDLVSKLNDEMNKTTVYRVLDRLENDGVIHSFMGKEGVKWYAKCASCSSHHHNDIHPHFQCTDCKKVTCLSVDISIPQVENHIIESATVFLTGKCEICS; encoded by the coding sequence ATGGGAGTTATTAGGAAAACAAAAGCAGTAAAAAAATTATTAAGCTTATTTGAGTCTGGAGTCTCAGCAATTGCTGCTGTTGATTTAGTAAGTAAATTAAATGACGAAATGAATAAAACTACGGTTTATAGAGTTTTGGATCGTCTGGAAAACGATGGCGTTATACATTCTTTTATGGGGAAAGAAGGTGTAAAATGGTATGCTAAATGTGCTAGTTGTTCTTCGCATCATCATAATGATATACATCCTCATTTTCAATGTACTGACTGCAAAAAAGTAACATGTTTATCAGTTGATATTTCAATTCCTCAGGTTGAAAATCATATCATAGAGAGTGCTACTGTTTTTTTAACAGGTAAATGTGAGATTTGCTCTTAA
- a CDS encoding MATE family efflux transporter yields the protein MQHNISFKHINKLAMPALIAGVAEPLLSTTDLAIVGNIEHNATESIAAIGIVGAFLSMLIWVFGQTRSGISSIVSQYLGADKLDEIKNLPAQAIVIVLGVSALILGISYPFAKEIFELYNASGTILDYSVSYYKIRVFGFPFTLFTIAVFGTFRGLQNTYYPMVIALIGTFINIGLDVVLVYGIEGLIPAMHIQGAAYASVVAQATMAIISAVLLLKKTDIPLRFSLPLNAEIPKFINMVLNLFVRTIALNVALYFGTSYATDYGDAYIAAYTIGFNLWLMGAFMIDGYSSAGNILSGKLLGAKAYKTLVMLGNRLITYGFLFGLLLTVVGFVLYQFIGKIFTKEPEVLKQFYNTFWIILLMQPVCSIAFIYDGMFKGMGEMKYLRNVLLLATGFVFVPTLLFFDSLDYKLYAIWIAFFLWMIARGTPLIIKFRRKFLPLAQKT from the coding sequence ATGCAACACAACATTAGTTTTAAACACATAAATAAATTAGCAATGCCTGCATTAATTGCAGGTGTTGCTGAACCGTTACTTTCTACCACAGATTTAGCCATCGTAGGTAACATTGAGCACAATGCTACCGAAAGTATTGCTGCGATTGGTATTGTAGGGGCTTTTTTATCCATGTTAATTTGGGTATTTGGGCAAACACGTAGCGGAATTTCTTCTATCGTTTCTCAATATTTAGGAGCTGATAAACTTGACGAAATAAAAAACCTACCAGCACAAGCTATTGTTATTGTGTTAGGGGTAAGTGCGCTTATTTTAGGAATTAGTTACCCTTTTGCAAAAGAAATTTTTGAGTTGTATAATGCTTCAGGAACCATTTTAGACTATTCTGTTTCGTATTACAAAATTCGTGTTTTCGGATTCCCGTTTACGCTTTTTACGATTGCTGTTTTTGGTACGTTTAGAGGGTTGCAAAACACGTATTATCCGATGGTAATAGCACTCATAGGTACGTTTATTAATATAGGGTTGGATGTTGTATTGGTATATGGAATAGAAGGCTTGATTCCTGCAATGCATATTCAAGGTGCAGCCTATGCAAGTGTTGTAGCACAAGCTACTATGGCAATAATTTCGGCGGTATTATTGTTAAAGAAGACAGATATTCCATTAAGGTTCAGCCTGCCTCTTAATGCTGAAATACCAAAGTTTATAAACATGGTTTTAAATTTATTTGTGCGAACTATAGCGTTAAATGTTGCTTTATATTTTGGTACTTCCTATGCTACTGATTATGGCGACGCTTATATCGCAGCTTATACGATTGGTTTCAATTTATGGCTTATGGGCGCTTTTATGATTGACGGCTACTCTTCTGCAGGAAATATATTATCAGGAAAATTATTAGGAGCAAAAGCATATAAAACCTTAGTCATGTTAGGAAATCGATTAATTACATACGGATTCCTTTTCGGACTCTTACTCACAGTTGTAGGTTTTGTTTTATATCAATTTATAGGAAAAATATTCACGAAAGAACCTGAGGTTTTAAAACAATTTTACAATACTTTTTGGATTATTTTACTCATGCAACCTGTATGTTCTATCGCTTTTATTTATGACGGAATGTTTAAAGGTATGGGAGAAATGAAGTACTTACGAAACGTTTTATTATTAGCAACAGGATTCGTATTTGTCCCAACCTTATTATTTTTTGATTCACTAGATTATAAACTGTATGCTATTTGGATTGCTTTTTTCCTGTGGATGATTGCTAGAGGAACTCCATTAATTATAAAGTTTAGAAGAAAGTTTTTACCACTTGCTCAAAAAACGTAA
- a CDS encoding enoyl-CoA hydratase/isomerase family protein, producing the protein MTTTRENGSLYTHIENKIATIEFGHPASNSFPSVLLERLANEFDKLSINNEVSVIVLKSEGERAFCAGASFDELVAIDNLEDGKAFFSGFANVINAMRRCSKLVVGRVQGKTVGGGVGLAAACDYVLATEHASIKLSEFTIGIGPFVIAPAVERKISVSGLAELTLDATSWKNAYWAKEKGLYARVFETQSELDKEVEILSEKLASYNPEALVEMKRALWIGTEHWEELLIERAETSGKLVLSEFTKKALEKFKK; encoded by the coding sequence ATGACTACAACTAGAGAAAACGGAAGTTTATATACACATATTGAAAATAAGATTGCTACGATTGAATTTGGGCATCCAGCAAGTAACTCCTTTCCAAGTGTGTTATTAGAACGTTTAGCAAATGAATTTGATAAGCTTTCAATTAATAATGAAGTTTCAGTAATTGTACTAAAATCAGAAGGAGAACGAGCTTTTTGTGCTGGAGCTTCTTTTGATGAATTGGTAGCAATTGATAATTTAGAAGATGGGAAAGCTTTTTTCTCAGGGTTTGCCAATGTAATTAATGCGATGCGTCGTTGTTCGAAGCTAGTTGTTGGTAGAGTACAAGGAAAAACTGTGGGCGGTGGAGTTGGATTAGCAGCTGCTTGTGATTATGTATTAGCTACAGAGCACGCTTCTATTAAACTTTCTGAGTTTACGATAGGTATTGGTCCGTTTGTAATTGCACCTGCCGTAGAACGCAAAATAAGCGTAAGCGGATTGGCAGAGTTAACCTTAGATGCAACGAGCTGGAAAAATGCGTATTGGGCGAAAGAAAAAGGGTTGTATGCGCGTGTTTTTGAAACACAAAGTGAATTAGATAAAGAGGTTGAAATATTATCAGAAAAATTAGCTTCGTATAACCCAGAAGCATTGGTTGAAATGAAAAGAGCGTTGTGGATTGGAACCGAGCACTGGGAAGAACTGTTAATAGAACGTGCAGAGACTTCTGGAAAGCTTGTTTTATCTGAGTTTACCAAAAAAGCCTTAGAAAAATTTAAGAAGTAA
- a CDS encoding sterol desaturase family protein → MSFAKLISLFEESTIMLYIGYFFLFNTSLIVLEIIIDVLFRKKRKWKDTLANISIFFMNQLIEKTIIGSIGVICLMPFHWITPITIPSNVYTWILAFIIADVTYYWMHRLEHEHRILWASHSVHHSSEDYNLTISMRLSIVEGLFEWAFLIPMVLIGFSPFQAIVGLILVAQFQTWIHTERIGKLGWLDEIFNTPSNHRVHHGSNRKYLDKNYGGVFIIWDKLFGTFQREQEKVVYGLTKNIKTNNPIKINFIEYINIYKEVKRCKTLKHKLKIIFGNLIWKPDYFKSK, encoded by the coding sequence ATGAGTTTTGCTAAATTAATATCACTTTTTGAAGAGTCTACAATCATGTTGTATATCGGTTACTTTTTTTTATTTAATACAAGTTTAATAGTATTGGAAATAATTATTGATGTGCTGTTTAGAAAAAAGAGAAAATGGAAAGATACCTTAGCCAATATATCTATTTTTTTTATGAATCAACTTATAGAAAAAACAATTATAGGATCGATTGGTGTAATTTGTTTAATGCCTTTTCATTGGATAACACCAATAACGATTCCTAGTAATGTATATACATGGATCCTGGCTTTTATTATAGCAGATGTAACGTATTATTGGATGCATCGTTTAGAGCATGAACATCGAATATTATGGGCTAGCCATAGTGTTCACCATTCTTCAGAAGATTATAACTTAACTATTTCTATGCGATTAAGTATTGTAGAAGGATTGTTTGAATGGGCTTTTTTAATACCGATGGTACTAATAGGTTTTTCACCATTTCAGGCTATTGTAGGATTAATATTAGTCGCACAATTTCAAACATGGATTCATACGGAGCGAATTGGTAAGTTAGGGTGGTTAGATGAAATATTCAACACACCATCCAATCATAGAGTACATCATGGATCTAACCGAAAATATTTAGATAAAAATTACGGAGGTGTTTTTATTATATGGGATAAACTTTTTGGAACATTTCAAAGAGAACAAGAAAAAGTAGTTTATGGGCTTACAAAGAATATAAAAACTAACAACCCTATTAAAATTAATTTTATAGAATATATTAATATTTACAAAGAAGTAAAAAGGTGCAAAACACTAAAACATAAGCTAAAAATAATTTTTGGAAACCTAATTTGGAAGCCTGATTATTTTAAAAGTAAATAA